In Cicer arietinum cultivar CDC Frontier isolate Library 1 chromosome 1, Cicar.CDCFrontier_v2.0, whole genome shotgun sequence, one DNA window encodes the following:
- the LOC101501945 gene encoding neoxanthin synthase, chloroplastic-like gives MGTRLMLISPPPPTKTHNQFTPSIIPLLKTHQTISLPTSRKTSSKIQSTSKFGNFLDLKPEYQPESLDFDLPWFQPSDRSHFDVIIIGAGPAGIRLAEQVSLYGIKVCCVDPDPLSIWPNNYGVWLDEFEGLGLQDCLDKTWPMASIYIDDNNTKYLDRSYGRVNRRKLKEKLVKACIFNGVQFYKAKVWEIKHHEFESFVVCDNGTKLKGSLVVDASGFGSNFIEYDDHKVRNYGCQIAHGVLVEVDTHPFDLDKMVLMDWRDSHLGNEPYLRNVNSKVPTFLYAMPFSSNLIFLEETSLVSRPVLSYMEVKRRMVARLRHLGIRVKRVLEDEKCLIPMGGPLPRIPQNVMAFGGNCGVVHPSSGYMVARTMALAPIVAASINECLGSTRMIRGKQLYAKVWNSMWPIERRFVRECYSFGMETLLKLDLNETRHFFDAFFDLKPYYWQGFLSSRLNLKDFALLSISLFGHASNSSRFDIVTKCPVPFAKMMGNMALESIR, from the coding sequence ATGGGCACTCGTCTTATGTTAATTTCTCCACCACCTCCAACCAAAACACACAACCAATTCACACCTTCAATAATCCCTCTCCTCAAAACCCATCAAACAATATCACTTCCAACTTCAAGAAAAACTAGTAGCAAGATCCAAAGCACAAGCAAGTTTGGGAATTTCCTTGACTTAAAACCCGAGTATCAACCCGAATCCTTAGATTTCGACCTTCCATGGTTCCAACCTTCTGATCGTTCTCATTTTGATGTGATTATAATCGGTGCTGGCCCCGCAGGCATTCGCCTTGCGGAACAAGTTTCCCTTTATGGAATCAAGGTTTGTTGTGTTGATCCTGACCCTTTATCTATTTGGCCTAATAACTATGGTGTGTGGTTGGATGAGTTTGAAGGCCTTGGGCTACAAGATTGTTTGGATAAAACATGGCCTATGGCTTCTATTTATATTGATGATAACAATACCAAGTATTTGGATCGTTCCTATGGAAGGGTTAATAGGAGGAAACTTAAGGAAAAATTGGTTAAAGCTTGTATTTTTAATGGAGTTCAATTTTACAAGGCAAAGGTATGGGAAATTAAGCATCATGAGTTTGAGTCTTTTGTTGTTTGTGATAATGGGACAAAGTTGAAGGGTAGTTTAGTTGTTGATGCTAGTGGTTTTGGCAGTAATTTTATAGAGTATGATGATCATAAAGTGAGAAACTATGGTTGTCAAATTGCTCATGGTGTTTTGGTTGAAGTTGATACTCACCCTTTTGATTTGGATAAAATGGTTTTGATGGATTGGAGAGATTCCCATTTGGGGAATGAGCCTTATTTAAGAAATGTTAATTCCAAAGTTCCTACTTTTTTGTATGCTATGCCATTTAGttcaaatttgatttttcttgaAGAAACTTCACTTGTGAGTCGTCCTGTTTTGTCATACATGGAAGTCAAAAGAAGGATGGTTGCAAGATTAAGACATTTAGGAATTAGAGTGAAAAGAGTATTGGAAGATGAGAAATGTTTGATTCCAATGGGAGGACCTTTACCTAGGATACCTCAAAATGTGATGGCATTTGGTGGAAATTGTGGTGTAGTTCATCCTTCTAGTGGATACATGGTTGCTAGAACAATGGCTCTAGCACCTATTGTAGCTGCTTCTATTAACGAGTGTCTTGGTTCCACTAGAATGATAAGAGGGAAACAACTTTATGCTAAAGTTTGGAATAGCATGTGGCCTATTGAGAGAAGATTTGTTAGGGAATGTTACTCTTTTGGAATGGAGACTTTGTTGAAGCTTGACTTGAATGAGACTAGACATTTTTTTGATGCATTCTTTGACTTGAAACCATATTATTGGCAAGGGTTTCTTTCTTCAAGGTTGAATTTAAAGGATTTTGCTTTGTTAAGCATATCACTTTTTGGACATGCCTCAAATTCATCTAGGTTTGATATTGTCACAAAGTGTCCTGTTCCATTTGCTAAAATGATGGGTAATATGGCTTTAGAATCCATAAGATGA
- the LOC101501632 gene encoding casparian strip membrane protein 4: MDSGKEVEESSSAPILESKRTRSNGKGKSIDDGDAPPPPAAAKTHVVTTKATPHHKGGMKKGIAILDFILRLSAIGSALGAAVLMGTNEQILPFFTQFLQFHAQWDDFPMFRFFVGANATASGILILSLPFSIVCIVRPLAVGPRFLLVIIDLVLMGLVVAAASSAAAIVYLAHNGSQDANWNAICQQFTDFCQGSSLAVIASFVAAIFLACLVLVSSVALKRS; this comes from the exons ATGGACTCAGGAAAAGAGGTTGAGGAATCATCATCAGCTCCAATCCTAGAATCCAAGAGGACTAGGAGCAATGGCAAAGGGAAATCCATTGATGATGGGGATGCTCCTCCTCCACCTGCTGCCGCAAAAACTCATGTTGTTACCACAAAAGCTACACCACATCACAAAGGTGGAATGAAAAAGGGAATTGCAATCTTAGACTTTATTTTGAGGCTTAGTGCCATTGGTTCTGCTCTTGGTGCTGCTGTTCTTATGGGGACTAATGAACAAATACTTCCATTCTTCACTCAGTTTCTTCAGTTCCATGCTCAATGGGATGATTTTCCTATGTTTAG GTTTTTTGTGGGGGCAAATGCAACAGCAAGTGGAATTCTGATCCTCTCTTTGCCATTCTCAATTGTCTGCATTGTTAGACCTCTTGCAGTTGGGCCACGGTTTCTACTTGTCATCATTGATTTA GTGTTGATGGGCTTAGTTGTTGCAGCTGCTTCATCTGCTGCAGCTATTGTGTACTTAGCACACAATGGGAGTCAAGATGCAAATTGGAATGCCATTTGTCAGCAATTCACTGATTTTTGTCAGGGTAGTAGTTTGGCTGTCATTGCTTCTTTTGTTGCTGCCATTTTCTTAGCTtgtttggttctggtgtcttcagtGGCTCTCAAAAGGAGTTAA
- the LOC101502277 gene encoding uncharacterized protein: protein MAFVHVITSLLFAFALISRIHPSSCQIVKGKVSCTDCTQDYDFSGIKVSVKCEGVQNLAVATTQDDGSFMVDISTYHAKLPYDNCLAKILGGPNYLYASRKNQFSQIVKGKDGNSYTISTPISFLTSCPQNKECKDENQIDSSKTINFLPPEWGLAPASYYYLPFFPIIGIP from the exons ATGGCGTTTGTTCATGTTATCACATCACTTCTTTTTGCATTTGCTCTAATTTCAAGAATTCACCCTTCCTCATGTCAAATTGTAAAGGGCAAAGTTTCTTGCACCGATTGTACTCAGGACTATGATTTCTCTG GAATTAAGGTATCAGTGAAGTGTGAAGGTGTTCAAAACTTAGCTGTGGCAACTACACAAGATGATGGCTCTTTTATGGTAGACATTTCCACATACCATGCAAAACTTCCTTATGATAATTGCCTTGCAAAAATTCTTGGTGGGCCAAATTACCTTTATGCCTCAAGAAAAAACCAATTCTCCCAAATTGTGAAGGGCAAAGATGGAAATAGCTACACAATCTCCACTCCTATTAGTTTCTTAACTTCTTGCCCCCAAAATAAAGAATGCAAGGATGAGAATCAAATTGATTCATCCAAAACCATAAATTTTTTGCCTCCAGAGTGGGGTTTGGCACCAGctagttattattatcttcctttctTTCCCATCATTGGAATACCATGA